From Euwallacea similis isolate ESF13 chromosome 14, ESF131.1, whole genome shotgun sequence, one genomic window encodes:
- the LOC136413496 gene encoding facilitated trehalose transporter Tret1-like, protein MLLPGSVTDKFQGTFPQLLAAVSGTLSCISDGMQYGWTAPAIPKLLSKDSPVVVTEHQAEWLETILMLGACCGLPLTMFLVDKIGRKGSLIGSSSTTLVAWIIIALAPSVEYIYVARFFAGVAGDTAFVAAPMYIAEMADQKIRGFLSSIIYLMMLIGVLLVYCVTPFVPLWVPCVIGICFNAMTLASFPFMPDSPYYLLYKDKPEEAKRSLKRLRPGGNPDIEIKEIAAAIERQKSEKGRPQDLILVKSNRKALLIMVWLNGSQHMSSISVMLMNLHSILEEAGAVYIASSTAAIIFSAIMFCAAMSASLAIDNFGRRVLLVTSGIFAGLSLGVIALYFTLKNLEYDVMYISWVVPLSVMAYAAAFKFGIGLVPIVLTAELFPAKMKAIGMTISDACYVGFSVISLQIYHKLKNSLGLHVPFYIFACWCFCTVIFTLLFIPETKGKTLEEIQFILKGNETKGDDARPNIEVEAYKNEAFVS, encoded by the exons aTGTTGCTGCCTGGAAGTGTGACCGACAAGTTTCAAGGGACATTTCCGCAGCTGCTAGCTGCAGTTTCAG GAACACTTTCGTGTATATCAGATGGCATGCAATATGGATGGACAGCACCAGCAATTCCCAAACTACTTTCAAAGGATAGTCCAGTGGTAGTCACAGAACACCAAGCAGAATGGCTGGAAACTATTCTTATGCTTGGTGCTTGTTGTGGGTTACCATTGACAATGTTTCTGGTGGATAAAATAGGACGAAAAGGGTCTCTTATAG GATCTTCCAGTACTACTCTCGTGGCCTGGATAATCATTGCTTTAGCTCCAAGTGTAGAATACATCTACGTTGCAAGATTCTTCGCTGGTGTCGCTGGTGATACCGCATTTGTAGCAGCTCCAATGTACATTGCTGAGATGGCAGATCAAAAGATCAGAGGTTTTCTTtccagtattatttatttaatgatgTTAATTGGCGTGTTGTTGGTGTATTGTGTAACACCTTTTGTTCCTTTATGGGTACCATGCGTGATAG GTATCTGCTTTAATGCCATGACCCTCGCGTCATTTCCCTTCATGCCAGATTCACCTTACTATCTTCTTTACAAGGATAAACCTGAAGAAGCCAAAAGATCTCTGAAGAGACTTCGTCCAGGTGGAAATCCAGATATagaaatcaaagaaattgCAGCTGCTATAGAGAGACAAAAAAGCGAGAAAGGACGTCCTCAAGACTTAATTCTAGTAAAAAGTAATAGAAAAGCTCTTTTGATTATGGTCTGGCTGAATGGTTCCCAACACATGAGCAGCATTTCTGTTATGTTGATGAACCTGCATTCAATTCTGGAGGAAGCCGGTGCTGTGTATATAGCTTCATCAACAGCAGCTATTATCTTCTCAGCTATAATGTTCTGTGCAGCTATGTCAGCTTCGCTAGCCATAGACAACTTTGGAAGGAGAGTTTTGCTAGTTACCTCAGGAATTTTTGCAGGATTGAGCTTAGGAGTGATCGCCCTATACTTTACTCTAAAGAACTTGGAATACGATGTTATGTACATAAGTTGGGTGGTACCTTTATCTGTAATGGCCTACGCTGCTGCCTTCAAGTTCGGTATAGGCTTAGTTCCAATTGTTCTCACAGCTGAGCTATTTCCAGCAAAGATGAAAGCGATAGGGATGACAATATCTGATGCTTGTTATGTCGGATTTTCCGTTATATCTCTACAGATATATCACAAGTTGAAAAACAGCTTGGGACTACACGTGCCCTTTTATATTTTCGCCTGCTGGTGCTTTTGTACAGTGATATTTACGCTACTCTTTATTCCGGAGACAAAGGGAAAAACTCTGGAAGAaattcagtttattttaaagggaaaCGAAACGAAGGGTGACGACGCTAGGCCGAATATTGAAGTCGAAGCGTACAAGAACGAGGCGTTTGTATCTTAA